The nucleotide sequence AAAGGATGATAAAGTACTTCCTTGTAGGGACGTTGCGGCGCAACCCCCAGCCAAAAATCCCAGTTCACATGTTCCGGTATGGCGTCTTCCCCTTCCGGCCGTTGCTTGTCGTCGGTGGTGTAGACAGCGGAACACCACGAATGCCACGATTTCACCTTGCCGATGGCGCCTTCCTGCAGCCAAATGACCGCCGTACGATAAAAATCATGGGCGTGTATTTGGATGCCCATTTGCGTGGCGATGCCTTGTTTTTTAGCCGCCAACGTCAGACGCCGCGCTTCAAAGACGCTGTGAGTCAGCGGCTTCTCGCAAAAGACATGCAGTTTCTTTTGGATTGCAGTCATGGCAGCCGGGGCATGCGTATGATCGGGCGTGGAGACATTCACCGAGTCTATCTGATCGCCTTCCATTTCGAGCATCTCACGCCAATCCCGATATAAACGGGCATCAGGATAACGTTTCGATGCCTTTTCCAAACTCACAGCGTCAATATCGCACAAGGCGCGAACTACCACTTTACCGCTGCTAAAAATTTGCTCAAGATCATAGGCACCTTGCGCAGCAACGCCAATGGCGGCATGATGCAGTTTCTCCGAAACAGGCGCTCCAAGGCTGAGCCTCGGCAAAATAAGCGGTACGGACAGACCGGCAAGACTCGTTTGTTTCATAAAAGATCGTCGTGACAATGTCTTTTTCATTACAACTATTTTCCTTAAATTTCCGGCGTGAAATGGGCAGTCACTTACTGCGCCATTGTTTGGACATGGGCGGTGACCCTTCCAAGACAGCAAGGGGAGAGCACGTTGCCTTTGAAAACCACCGCTGATTATTTTATATCTACAACACTTCCTCAAGTGAGTTGTGCTACCCCAGTATAGGGGATAGGTGAATTCTACATCAAAAGAATTTGTTTCATCAATTAATTGAAATAATGCTCAGATGATGTTTTCAAGAAATACGGTGCACTCAAACCCTCTTGCACCCAGCCTCTTCCAAGCCTAATAAAGGCTGATACGCGTCCCATGGATAGAAGCCGGTCTTTTTAAAGTGGTGTTTCAGGCATCATACATGTTACTGTGTAGGGAGGTAAAAATCTTCGCTTTTCCGGGCTGTATTGCAAACCAACCCGCTCCATGCCAAGTCAAAAATAGGATTTCTCACGAGAAGCTATAGGGAGCACGGTCAAAATAGTGTTTGTCATTGCAACGGAATTGTTGTAGAAAACTATGGTTTATGTTGTTGCGTATACGCCCTTTATGAAATATCGCGGCAGCGCAGCGAAACAACAAGATAAGGATCTTTATGATGCGATTGTTTACGTTACTCTTACTGGGTGCCCTGTGTTTTGCTCCGATGGCACAATCGGACGATGATAATGGAATCATGGGCAATTATCATGGAAGCTTTGAAAATGAAGAGTGGGCTGACTACTACATCCGTGCGCAAATTGTCGCCATTACCAAAACTGATCACCGCGCGGTAATCTTTGTGGGCGACTCAGAGGAAAATGCTACCCGCCGTGAAATGAGAGGCACGACAGAAGAGAATGGAAGCATCACCTTTGAGAATCGCTTCAGCATACGCTCTTTAAAAGACACCTTTCTCCTTCAGGCAACCGTTGAAAATGAAGTCATGAAGGGCTCGTTCACAGCTGCCGACGATGAATCGGCACCGGCCCGCGATTTCGTCTTAAACCGCGTCTTTCTCACACCGCCCAGCTTGGGCGCAGCCGTGCCGGAAGACGGTATACTTCTTTTTGACGGC is from Candidatus Hydrogenedentota bacterium and encodes:
- a CDS encoding Gfo/Idh/MocA family oxidoreductase: MKKTLSRRSFMKQTSLAGLSVPLILPRLSLGAPVSEKLHHAAIGVAAQGAYDLEQIFSSGKVVVRALCDIDAVSLEKASKRYPDARLYRDWREMLEMEGDQIDSVNVSTPDHTHAPAAMTAIQKKLHVFCEKPLTHSVFEARRLTLAAKKQGIATQMGIQIHAHDFYRTAVIWLQEGAIGKVKSWHSWCSAVYTTDDKQRPEGEDAIPEHVNWDFWLGVAPQRPYKEVLYHPFKWRCWRDFGSGAVGDFGCHIFDPVFTALEIGAPRTITAETECVSDEVHPAWTISHYVFPGTQWTADREISATWRDGGKKPDPSLSPHLSADFELPASGSIIIGEEGTMILPHVGPPHLYPEEKFVDYPKPELEPKNHYHEFVDAALSGTTGDAGFHFSGPLTEAVLLGNIANRFPGKTLQWNSHQLKFDNNTDATGLLRRSYRKGWQIRGL